ggccaccATCAGGCGAATCACTTGCCTTTTTCAAAGTGTCCCCTACCATAATTATTCTCGACTTCTCTGCATTtccctacaaaaaaaaaaaaaaattcctaatcATTAAACAACCAAGAAACATCCTTAAGACATTCATACTCTCAAGTCACTAGTGCATAATCCAAAACATGagcaacaaaacaaaatttgaaggaaattcAATGGAATAATCAGAATTCAAGAGAACTCTACCCCTTTCTTAAGAGCATGGACAAAGACTTTGCCGTCCGCGGAGAGAGCGAACCGAATACCGAGCGGTTTCTCAAGAGTGACCATATACTCATTCAGATTCATCTTGAACGAAGAAGCAGTGTCACTCGACATTGCATAAACCCTAGCAATCGCCTTTTTCGACGAAGTAACATTGGCAGTTGCATTGGGGAAGCACAAGAAATCTCTGCCCCAAGAAGAGGCGGAGAAAGGGCCGAGGAATGAAGATTGATGAAGAGCTCTGGAACTGGAGAGCTGAAGAGGACAAAGAGCCATTTTCTAGGGTTTGGCGGGAGAGGTTCAGAGAGTGAAGCCTACCGGTTACATGCAATGGAGCTGAAGAATTGGGATTGAGGAAGAAGTGACGGTGAGGTGGGGGAGTCGTGGCGAACTCACGTGACGTGGGCCCTTCACTTTTTGCCACGGGGAAATGTTCTTCCTAGTTGATTCAACACTTACTAAGGATACACTTTCTTCTTACTTGATTCTAACACTACTGAATAAACACACCACTATCCTATAATATTACAACGAGACAAAGTTCATTAAACCTTAAGGCTTGGACAGTTCGAATCTGGGAAGGCCACTCTGTGATGCTCATGATTGGCACAGAGCCAAATATACTCAAAACAAATGACGTCCCAACATCTATGAATTAGTATTTATGATTTAATGATGTATGAATTATTAACCTTTCAAGattatctttttaatatattataattcataaagaacatatatcaaattgcatttaaaggaattactacaatcatagttttttttataaaaaatgacaaattgtctcaaaatgatttaataaatatgaatatctTATTCCTAACTTAACAagatcttattttttttaaggtttaatATTAATTCAATCTTGCATGCATCCATAAATCACTCAAGTTCAAATATCCTTTAAAGCAAAGATCAATGTGGTTGGTGGtgaattttgttgaattttgttGTTAGAGACTGAAATTATAagggaataaattttttaatcattaaaagtgttgttttatgtttttaatcattACACAAGACATGACCAAAAAACATGTTGATAGATTCAATTTAATCACTTCAATAGATTGGTCCGATTGATGGCTAACCTAAGTCTAATCATCGGATTCAATCCAATCTGACTTTTAACCCAAGGTATTTAACTCAAGCCTAACTCAATCTCATTTCTTTAAGTTTAAGTTGAGTTCAAATTTGTTAGGTTAAACTCAAGTTGATCTGGTTGATTGAATTGTATGATTAAAAATCTTTCTATAATGTTTGGATTGTGTACCTTAAGTTATTGGTCgtgttgatttttcttaattgtAACCTAACCCGATTAGCTATCGACCCAACCCCACTGTCCAAATTGTAGCCCTAGCCATGAACCTCAATCCAATTAGGCCTAAATCAAAGTGCAttccaataaaataaatgaaagccCAAATTAATGACACGATCCAAACAATAACCCAAAGCCCATACCAATaatcaaacccaaaattttaaaatataccaAGGCCCAAATATAAGAACAAGCCCAAATTAAACGACAAGCCCAAGCCCAAAACATATATTAACAATCCTAgcccaaaataataaaaaacaaatcctAAGAAAACATAGCTGTTTTTTCCAtgtttaactaatatttattatgggattaattttctaatattatttattgaattaaattataattgagaaattttggattaatttttatgatacaAATTTTGATGCCTAAATATATGAGATCAAAACTACCCAATAATATGagtttcattttcatcaatGTCCATATAGTCCAacacaaattatttaataatggtCATAAGATGGTGGCAAAAAGACACCATTACATTACAAGTTGGCCTTTCCCTTTTTAAAATACCCAGGGCTAAGAGCATGTTGGTAcgaaaatagttctaaaaatagtttttgaaaaccaatttttaatattttgtaaaataaaagtctatttagaaacctaaaatatttttaacccattttaagttttttttaaaaaaaaaatatgatctagtcctttattttttttaaaacaaccctaaaaaataaataaaaataattgaaaatgtttaaaatatattctctaaaaatacctttatttttgttattgaaaaacaaaaaatagaaaataattttataatgatcgaaagtgaatttttattttttattttctaaataatgagaaatcattcttaaaaacagttgtCAAATATATCCCAAGTCACCCTCCAAGCTCAAAATTCAAAAGCCTCCCTAAGATGGTAATAGGACtttcttttttgataaataattaagggttatttgattGAAAGGAtctttaaaaacccaatttttgaaatttgacgTTTCACCCATTTTTTGgccttatttaaacaaaaatatccttattattttattataaaaataagtttctcttttaaaacctacatataaatacttgaaatgataaagggtatttatgtcaaaaattagttatttaaaaaaatataaaaataattagattcacgatttatgaattatttcatccttttaagttttaattaaatatttcaataatattaATGGGCCTTTATGCTAAAATCCTTCCTCATTTGTCCTCAACATTATTCTACTTCTAAGCTCTATCCATGCTTCAACCTTGActttcataaagaaaaaaaaattaaattaaataatcactTCAAAAATCTGTCCTTtgtagaaaaaacaaaaagagatgaTTAGTCACAAACTGCCACAAAGCAAATGTCCTAATCtcctttttcccattttccaaaAGGTGAGAAAATCTCAGAAGATGATAGCATTCTAGGAAATTTCTCTccacaaagaaaataaattaagctGTAAATTGGCGAAGTCTAAGTCCAAATGACTGGCATTTCAGCATATACATCACAATAAGCGATATCTTAGTGTTGAATATAAAGTGGCTCCTGTGGAACTCAGCCTAATTCATTAATACATACTCTGAGAATTTTCTCAATTCTAAAGTTGGTTTGGACTTTGATTTTGTGGCCTCCCTGCCTAAAAGAACTTGCAACACGTTTGACATAAGCGCTTTTCTCAATGCCAGAGGTCTCCCACCCTTCATGGCATATGGCTAAAGGCATTGCTATTCATGGAAAGTTGGCTTGGattagagagagggagagagagggagagagagagagagagagagagagagagattttcaGAAGGTAAAAAGAAGGCTCTTTAACATTTAAAAAGTGGTGGGAAATGTAACATAATTTGTCTTCACACCCATTTGTCTCATCTCTTAGCATTGAAAAAGGTAGTGGGAAATTTTAATCCTACTTTTTCCACATACCCATTTGTCCTCTCTACAACCCCATATAGATATAAAGGCTAAAGTAGAATCCCACTTTAATTTTTTCGATTTTTGTGGGATGATTTTAAAGTGGTGGGGTTTGTAGTTGGAAATAAATGGAAGTTTGGAACTTTGTTGGCCCAATCGAATCATGAAATGGACTAGATGGAGAAAAGACTCGCTCCCATTTGAGGCCATTAATTGGAGAGACTCGTTTTGTACATCCTATCTAGTGGCCTCTTCAAGAAAAACCCCATCCATGTTCACACAATTGAGCTCATACAAGTCACCCTTTCACATAGTATTGTGATGTTACCATACTCACTAATAGGCCAAAAGAAAATGACAGCACTTATAAAAGCTTAaagggatttttctttttccttttttatttttattttttatttgaaggtTTAATTAATAAGATAATTTTGGATTTAGGGTGGGGGCAAGGGAAAGGGGCGGTAGGTTAAACACTATTTCATTTAATCgtcaataaatatttaaagttaactTTTTAGGTGTTTATGGTATACTTCATATagtaaactaaaataatattcattcatttttaaaataatgtaataatatattaaaggtCACTATGTTTAATGACGTTTCGACCATCAAATCAATCATGATAATggagaaattaaatattaaaattatgacaaaataaattagaatacGTACACTAGTATTTCCAAAAGCAACTATGCGACACAAGATCGAGATGTTACTGTACATACAAGTAGGGCTTAAGAAAATGACACCATTGATAAaagcttaattttatttttattttttaatattttgctttatttatttattttgtttaaagtGGGTTAAATGCTAATTCATTTCATCAACCATAGTGTGGGTTATGTGCATCATAAACTAAAGTAATGCGAATTGATGTATGAGATAATGGAGGTGGGTAATAATGAGAGAGCCATGAAAGTAAATGTGAAGTAGTAAAGATTCTTGGTACCACTACAATAAGGTCTTGTCAATGGATTTTTATAGACTTTTTGGTACTTGGGGTGGGTTAGCCTTTAGGGGCCTAAGAACTAGTGGGGTCCTTggtcaaattttatattttatattttagaaaatgattaattttcagAGATATTTCAATGTTTGTTAATTTTACTTTGAAGGTAAATTATGAATGGTATTTTGGTGATTGTGGGATCTTCCATTTTACCACAATTACATGGTAACATTTAGGCTGAGTTTTATGctaattttaaaaagcattttttaatatttttaagtattaaaaatattttttaaaattattattaaatacatttgatgaaaaataaggatctgtttaacaataattttataaaatacttttaatctaaaaaatctgatagatgattattttaaaaacactttaaaataaaatgtttttattaaaaatactttttgagaaaacactttcattaaaaatattttgaatatactatcaaacacactttaaattTAATGGTTAATGAAACACAAgatttagagtgcgtttgacagtaattttagaaaacgtttataatatttttaacacctaaatgatattttttttcaagtgttaaaaatattaaaaacgtttcttaaaatcattatcaaacgggATTTTAGACGATCgataataatatgaataaagaTGATAAGAGAAGATTCATGCATGGATTAGTTGTTAATAGTGCATTTATTTAATCAATCCTTATGAATCCCATATGGCTTGGtttggattttcttatattttaatagttttttaataaaatatttatagaaattataattaaaaaaaaaaggaatttgggATATATATAACAagtcaaaaattattttcaaattcatgacGGCTAATTAgttgtgtttttcttaatttgtgTAATTAGGTCATAATTTACCAAATATAATGGGTAACAAATCAATGATGGATATAGGTCATAAATTTATAAGATTGTATCACTTTTAGTGTCTCAGACCCCCTTTTATGAAAAGCAACAATCTTATATGATGATTCACACCTTTCTTATTTTGGATGATCTAGAAAGGTTTGAATTCTAATACAAGTGAAatcttaaaaaaacaataaaaaatcacaGTATCGTATCGTTTCATTTCCTGGAAAAACACGACTCCTGTGACAAAGCTAGTGTTGCTCATATtccatataaaatatatgataatatttgggtccaaaaaaaaaccaaatacataaataaatattccgTAATACTTTCAATGATTTCACACCTTTTAAGTCGATATTAAATCTCaaagttattaaaaacaaacaaagaaattaagAGGTATTCACATCGCTATactttgaaaaagtaaaaaaattaaaattaaaaaaaaaatatattgaaaaattagaGCTTAGAGTGGAAAGCTCTTGTTCATCCGGCTCACATTAGCGAAAAAGCCTACTAGATCTCGCCTGTACGGCAGAAATGACTGTCTCTTATCTCCTTCCTTCATGGCTCGATTCTTCATGTAGAATATTTCGTGAGGTGACGCTTTTTCGCCGGAGATTACCTTAGGCTTTGCTTTTCCGGCGACGTTGGTCTTCGCGTGGACGGAGTTCCTCGTTTCCTTCGAGTGATCAGATTTGTCAGTTATTTCcgccttctcttctcttttggAAGGAGTGAGGAACACGAAGGAATCCTTACCCTCGCTGTTACTTCGCCGGAGTAAATCTCGGAACCTCCACCGCTTCGACGCCGATCCAGTCGAACTGCTCTTCTTACACCTTCCCGGCGTCTCCGGCACCTTCTTCGGCTGCCAGACACAGTACGTTCCCTCCGGAATTCCCTCCAACTCGTCCGCGTCCGACGACGAGGAAGACATACCATCCCGCTCCTCCATGAACAATTTCTTCAGCGGAAACCTCAGAGTCTTCGCCTCACCATCCTCCACCAAAAGGTCGCGGTTGAAAACCGGGAAAACCGGCCCGATCTGAGTTTCACGCAACACCTCACCCGTCGAAACGAAAGTGAACTCGAAATTATCCTCATCAACTCTCCGATCGTCACTCGCACACTCCTCTTCGCCCACCTTGGCCGCCACGTCGGCAAGCCTACCGGACGAGTAACTGTTGAAGCTAGGGCATTCCTGCATTTGAAGATGGCTCCAATCCATTTTCCCTCACAACTTTCGAGGAGAAAGAGAGGGAGTCAAGGGTTTTATAGTTGCTACGGCAGAAATGGgggaagaaaaattataaatgagttGACGCTTTTGACGCTCTCCCTCCCTTCCCTCTGTATTCTCTGTATCGCCTTCTTCCACTGTTCAACTAATCCGCGTGTATCCCACTagattcatttatttttgtaggCATTACCACGTGGGCCCCTTTCACTTCTCCACGTGTCTTTAATCACACTGCGCAGCAAATATTTTAATGCTATTAAATGATTAAATGATTTCATGATTCacatttttaagtattttctaaaatagcggaataaaataatttacaatataataggaaaaaattaatatttctcaaTAATAATTGTAGCACTGTCCTTCGATTTTTCAGTAGATtctaaacaaaaataacatttatatgCCACGTCggatataaatttaataaaaaagaaacgaagtgCTCACGGGCACTTCACGTGCTTGCGTGTCCCACGTGGCACAACGCAACTCGCATGTATGAAGGTGCTGGTGCCATTTGTCTTAAAGCTAAGGAGTTTCTCAATGGAACAAACCATCAATCCCAACCGTTAGATTGAAACAGTTGTTTTATCCATCCAACGACGGTCCAGATCAATCATCGAGAACACCTGAACGTCATAGGCTCATACGTAATAACTCTAAACAAAGGGCAGCAGGGGCATCGATTGAGAATTCTACCTAGTATTTTCCAGGCGCGTGGGCCCATTTTCTATTCATCCAAACAGGAACAATTCAAGTTTCAAACGGGACAATAATTTCCCATTCCCATCATTTCAGATGGGCAAACGCATGTCACAGTTTGGCAAACAGGAATTCAGCCAAAAAGCAAGAGAAAAGTCTAAAACgaagacaaggaaaaaaaaaaaacaaaaaagataacAATATTTTCTAGGTCTCCAAACAAGCTCGAGGGAAAGGCGAAGTTTTTCTAGAACATCAAGGTGTGGACTTTCTAGAACAAGAGGAACAGCACACGCATGACGATGATGGTGGATGCATTCATTCTTGTACAAGAAGCAAAGTCCATGGAATGTGAgagaacattaaaaaataataataaaaataaaaaaataaaaaaataaaaaaataaaaaaataaaaaataaaataaaattgtcggGTAATAGATGGGAATGATAAATAGGTATGAAAGGGGGGGTTGGATTTTAAAACGAACATCAATTAATAAATGCATGGAGAAATGGGGACATTAAGTGCTGCAATCCCAACAAACTCATAGCAATAggtatctattttaatttattgtgcCGCAACTGTCCCAAGAAGCATGCTCCTTGTAATTGATTTTCTTGTTCATCAAGAAATTGATAGGTTATTATTTCAATAACATTTACCAACCTTTTGATATCcaagaaatggaaaaagtaaATCTCGCAAGTTTTGGGCCGAAAGAGCCTTTTTATTCGCCCTTTTATTGCCATGTGATCAATCCTGAATTGTGATACGAGACTTTCATTTTCGTGGGAGGAACAAAGGATGACGTGACAACCACGTGACTGAAAAAATGctatattttaagtaaaaaaaaaaagtctagaAAGTGTATTTTTATGGTaatcattttgacccaaaattcaGGTGTTgaggggattttttttatttatttaagaaaacagatcaattaattttcttacggaaagattgttattattaattattataaggCCGGTAGCAATCAAGGGAGGCTACTTTCCAGAAAGAGAATGTGTGGAAAGTTGGCAAAATATTGGCACTAGGCACAGTGTAATCACGGGAAGATGATTCAAATCCGGAAATTCCTCGGAAAAGGCAAAAAGGCAAAAGGGCGGAGAGGACTCGGTCTGTCTAAAGGCTTTAGAAATTGGTAACATTATTTCTAAATTCTAGCCTGGATGTATGAACAGGCCCCACCCACTTGGAAGACGCAGAGCAGAATTCTCCATTGATGGCTTTAATAAATTTGACCTTTTTATGACAATTTGATAAGTCTGATTAAAAAccccaattttattttcttgtgggTATTTTTGACGATAGAGAATGGCTACTGCTACAGCATGTGAAACTCGATGAGAATATGGGTATTTGTTGTCACCAAGATGAACCGTGACGCTTCATTATTTTATgcaattatggaaaaaaaaaggtcaacCTAAATTGTTAAATTATAGACGTAGGTTGTGgacaatattattaaattttgatgaagATGTTGATCTGTTAACTAGTGGGTAGGTAAATGCTTTAATGAGATTGCAATAAAGGTGAACcatatctttcttattttcaaatttaatggcCAATTATTATTGCACAACCTCCAcaagatgataataataataataatcctaggcgataaggagaatTGACAAATGGTTGTACACTTGTACATGGATTTGGATACAAAATGGCATGTTTTGCACTACTTCTCTCATGATGGGTTAAGGGATCATGGATCACATGTTGAAGATTTTCAATGCCACATGTCCCACGAGAGAGAAGGATGGAAGGTGGTATGGAGGGTATGAACAAGTATTGGTATGAAGAATTTCATGAAATTTGATCATTATGGGCTGTGGGAATACCTTCGTTTTCTATCAAAGGAGGGGGGATTCAACATTGGCATCATGATGATAATGGGACTTCAACAAACAAATCAACTGGGAGATACGGGGGGAAAGGAATGCATTCATATATCATCAAAATTACACACAAAAGAAGCTTACATAGGATAATTAGGTACCTGGGAGAGCGCAGGTACAGGGTGGGATACCCCCCATTATACTTGAATTCATTGGCTTTTTACATTGCGACTCTACATGATCACCTTCCTACCTGTGTTTAAAATGCGTGTAACATGTACAGAAGCTAAGGAACTAATGGGGTTAATGCGAACATCGACTGGCATTGTCAACTCCGCCTCAGTCCCATCTTCAGATGCTGTATTTTGTCCCTGACCCGGTGAGGCAACTCATTGGGAGTGTCGTCAGTCTCTAAGCCTTCTGACCGTTTTTGTTGAATTATATCATGGTACAAGGGTCGAAATCTTGTCTGGAAAGCCCTGTATGAAAAGTAGGGCAACAAAGTGGAGATGACACCGAGAAGGGTGGCCAGCCAGTAGAGAACACTGGGAGCACAGGCTTCAACGAGAACCCGGTATGCTGTTGTAGACACCGTTGGGGAGAGAGATCCATAAATCACCAAGAATATATACCAGAAGATGATGCTGCCCCAAATGAAGAAGTGTTGGATCCAAGTGAAGTAGTTGATGGAGAGTGCTATTTGGCAGTTCACTGCCCACACTACACTAGTATACATTGTGGCCCCAAGGACTTCGAAGTCAGTTACTTGGCCGTCTCTTCGGAAGGCTTGGGGAATGATGGACTTggtggtgaagaagaagataattaTAGAGCTTATAACCCCATTAGACATCCACCCAAGTATTCGGGGCCAGCTGAAGAGAATGTTCTGTACTCCTTCCTGATATAATAAAGGGTACTGCAGAAGAGACATAGCATGTGATCAATAAAATGTCCATCTGGCTTGAAGAAAATGCTTGACAAATAGTATACTACCTCTACTTGCATTTACTCATTGTCATAGTTTGATGTTTAAAATTACATTATGTTACTTTCTACACCAGAGCAAAATAGCCCTTTCATAATGAGTCCATTGCTTGTTTAACCTGTTTCAGCTATGTGTGtgggtatttttttattttttatttt
Above is a genomic segment from Vitis riparia cultivar Riparia Gloire de Montpellier isolate 1030 chromosome 14, EGFV_Vit.rip_1.0, whole genome shotgun sequence containing:
- the LOC117929826 gene encoding uncharacterized protein LOC117929826; this encodes MDWSHLQMQECPSFNSYSSGRLADVAAKVGEEECASDDRRVDEDNFEFTFVSTGEVLRETQIGPVFPVFNRDLLVEDGEAKTLRFPLKKLFMEERDGMSSSSSDADELEGIPEGTYCVWQPKKVPETPGRCKKSSSTGSASKRWRFRDLLRRSNSEGKDSFVFLTPSKREEKAEITDKSDHSKETRNSVHAKTNVAGKAKPKVISGEKASPHEIFYMKNRAMKEGDKRQSFLPYRRDLVGFFANVSRMNKSFPL